A stretch of the Pseudorasbora parva isolate DD20220531a chromosome 13, ASM2467924v1, whole genome shotgun sequence genome encodes the following:
- the LOC137038548 gene encoding dual specificity protein phosphatase 26-like has product MSFRSKYSEGTSSSTAPQIDFTSPVLAIREVESLLLTGKALHNNADEVWPNLFIGNMDIAENCEELRRRRFTHVLNCAHSSRGGGKIYDGMGITYMGIDAQDSLTYDMSIHFNNGAEFIHAALEEGGKILVHCHVGVSRSATIVLAYLMLKQNMTLVEAIKKVKEGRGVYPNQGFLRQLINLQIQLYGHRN; this is encoded by the exons ATGTCTTTCAGGTcgaaatattctgaaggtaccTCAAGTTCAACCGCACCGCAGATTGATTTCACCTCTCCCGTTTTAGCGATAAGAGAGGTTGAAAGTCTTCTATTAACCGGAAAAGCCCTCCACAATAACGCAGATGAAGTCTGGCCAAATCTTTTCATCGGAAACAT gGATATAGCTGAGAATTGCGAAGAGCTGAGAAGGCGTCGCTTCACCCATGTCCTTAACTGTGCCCACAGCTCCAGAGGTGGTGGAAAGATTTATGATGGCATGGGCATCACATACATGGGCATAGATGCACAAGACTCACTCACATATGACATGAGCATCCACTTTAACAATGGGGCTGAGTTTATACATGCAGCATTGGAAGAGGGGG GGAAAATCCTGGTTCACTGTCACGTTGGAGTGAGTCGATCAGCAACTATAGTTTTGGCATATCTCATGCTGAAACAAAACATGACACTGGTGGAGGCAATCAAGAAGGTAAAAGAGGGAAGAGGTGTCTACCCCAACCAAGGCTTCCTCAGACAGCTAATCAACCTTCAAATTCAATTATATGGCCACAGAAACTAA